The following coding sequences are from one Capsicum annuum cultivar UCD-10X-F1 chromosome 3, UCD10Xv1.1, whole genome shotgun sequence window:
- the LOC107862391 gene encoding protein KINESIN LIGHT CHAIN-RELATED 3 produces the protein MPGVVMDEIHEVDEVKELKENGNSTPCKENESPKGGVEHVADGVVEPSIEELYENVCEMQSSDQSPSRPSYGSDGDESRIDSELRHLVGGEMREVEIIEEDDEVQKPESGDSRSDSGSKKENSPLSSTKDSSSGQPKTPSKLELESETPTKSNPKGRRSSLDKKNENNSKKAVVAGIPRSRQKSSPASGSKLRNGNEDSSDSGLDNPDLGPFLLKQARDLISSGDNSHKALELAHRAAKSFEKCADGKPSLDVVMCLHVTAAIYCNLGQYDDAIPLIEHSLEIPVVEEGQEHALAKFAGYMQLGDTYAMLGQLENSIVSYTTGLEIQRQVLGDSDPRVGETCRYLAEAHVQALQFDEAEKLCQMALDIHKENGSPPSLEEAADRRLMGLICESKGDHEAALEHLVLASMAMVANGQESEVASVDCSIGDTYLSLNRYDEAIFAYQKALTALKSSKGENHPAVASVFVRLADLYNRTGKLRDSKSYCENALRIYGKPMPGIAPEEIANGLADVSAIYESMNELDQALKLLQKALKIYNNAPGQQNTIAGIEAQMGVIYYMLGKYSESYNSFKSAISKLRVSGEKKSAFFGVALNQMGLACVQRYAINEAVELFEEAKGILEQEYGPYHPETLGVYSNLAGTYDAVGRLDEAIQILEYIVGVREEKLGTANPDVDDEKKRLAELLKEAGRVRNRKARSLENLLDANHRPSTINNDLIIV, from the exons ATGCCTGGAGTTGTTATGGATGAAATTCATGAAGTTGACGAGGTTAAAGAATTGAAGGAAAATGGAAATTCTACACCATGTAAAGAGAATGAGTCTCCTAAGGGGGGTGTGGAGCATGTTGCTGATGGGGTGGTTGAGCCTTCTATTGAGGAGCTTTATGAGAATGTGTGTGAGATGCAGAGCTCTGACCAATCTCCATCTAGGCCTAGTTATGGTTCAGATGGTGATGAATCCAGGATTGACTCCGAGCTACGGCATCTTGTTGGAGGAGAAATGAGGGAAGTGGAGATAATCGAGGAGGATGATGAGGTGCAGAAGCCAGAGAGTGGTGACTCTCGTAGTGATTCTGGCTCTAAGAAGGAAAATTCCCCATTGTCTAGTACGAAGGACTCTTCTTCAGGGCAACCCAAGACGCCCTCTAAGTTGGAGCtggaatcagaaactccaacaaaatcaaatccaaagggTAGGAGGTCATCCCttgataagaaaaatgaaaataattctaAGAAGGCAGTTGTGGCTGGTATCCCAAGGAGTAGGCAGAAGAGTTCGCCTGCGTCGGGATCAAAATTGAGGAATGGAAATGAGGACTCATCTGATTCGGGTTTAGATAATCCTGACCTTGGTCCCTTCTTGCTTAAGCAAGCAAGAGACTTGATATCTTCTGGGGATAATTCTCATAAAGCTCTTGAATTGGCTCATCGAGCAGCGAAGTCATTTGAGAAATGTGCCGATGGAAAGCCTAGTTTGGATGTGGTCATGTGTCTGCATGTAACTGCAGCAATATACTGTAATCTGGGCCAGTATGATGATGCCATTCCACTGATAGAGCACTCATTGGAAATTCCGGTGGTTGAAGAAGGACAAGAACATGCTCTTGCCAAATTTGCTGGTTATATGCAATTGGGCGATACTTATGCAATGTTGGGCCAACTTGAGAACTCGATTGTTTCTTATACCACCGGTCTGGAAATCCAAAGACAAGTGTTGGGAGATAGTGATCCCAGAGTTGGTGAGACTTGTCGATATCTTGCTGAGGCTCATGTTCAGGCTTTGCAGTTTGATGAAGCGGAAAAGCTTTGTCAGATGGCTCTTGACATACATAAAGAGAATGGTTCACCACCTTCACTAGAGGAAGCAGCAGACAGAAGGCTGATGGGACTAATTTGTGAGTCTAAGGGAGACCATGAGGCTGCTCTCGAGCATCTTGTTCTGGCCAGTATGGCCATGGTAGCCAATGGGCAGGAATCTGAGGTGGCATCTGTTGATTGTAGCATTGGAGACACATATTTGTCTCTGAATAGGTATGATGAGGCCATTTTCGCTTACCAAAAGGCACTCACAGCTCTCAAATCTAGCAAAGGAGAAAACCATCCTGCCGTGGCTTCTGTTTTTGTCCGTCTGGCTGACTTGTACAACAGGACGGGAAAGCTAAGGGACTCAAAGTCATACTGTGAGAATGCCCTCAGAATATATGGGAAGCCCATGCCTGGGATTGCTCCAGAGGAGATTGCTAATGGTCTTGCTGATGTTTCTGCTATTTACGAGTCGATGAATGAGCTTGATCAGGCACTCAAGTTGCTACAGAAAGCGCTAAAGATTTATAACAATGCCCCTGGGCAGCAGAATACCATAGCGGGAATTGAAGCCCAAATGGGGGTGATCTATTATATGTTAGGAAAATATTCTGAATCTTACAACTCCTTTAAAAGTGCCATTTCAAAGCTCAGAGTGAGTGGAGAGAAGAAGTCAGCCTTCTTTGGGGTCGCCCTTAACCAAATGGGGCTTGCTTGTGTACAGCGTTATGCGATAAATGAGGCAGTCGAGTTGTTTGAAGAAGCAAAAGGCATTCTGGAGCAGGAATATGGACCCTATCACCCTGAGACGTTGGGAGTATACAGCAACCTTGCTGGCACATATGACGCTGTTGGCAG GTTGGATGAAGCTATTCAAATACTGGAATACATTGTTGGTGTGAGAGAGGAAAAGCTAGGGACAGCAAATCCAGATGTTGATGACGAAAAGAAAAGGTTGGCCGAGCTACTAAAGGAAGCTGGTAGGGTTCGAAATAGAAAAGCCAGGTCACTGGAGAATCTACTCGATGCTAATCACCGTCCTAGTACTATAAATAATGATTTGATTATAGTATGA